TATGGAATAGGGCTCATCGCCTCTGATGGAAATGTCCACAAGAACGGGAAAGGGATTCTATTTAAGTCCGCAGAAGAAGAGCTCATGTTGAAATTTCGGGACGCATTGGGCATCACAAATAACATTGGGCGAAGTGCCCGCGGAGGGGAGAGCGAGAAGAAATATTACTACACGCAATTTAGCAGCGTTGCGTTCTGGCGATTTTTGAACAGTATCGGAATAACGCCGGCAAAATCAAAAACTATTAAATCTGTCGCCGTACCCAATCAATTTTTCCCGGATTTTTTGCGCGGCCTTTTTGATGGAGACGGCACATTCTATTCTTCGTGGGATAAACGGTGGCCGCGAAGTTTTGTTTTTCAAGCATCGTTTGCGTCCGCGAGTTATCCTTTTGTTTGGTGGTTGAAAGAGATGCTTGCCGATAAGTATGGAATGAAGGGATTTATCCGGAAAGGAGCGGGAGTGTATAATTTGCGGTATGTGAAAGGCGACAGCAAGAAGTTATTCTCGGCCATGTACTATAAGCCGGGGCTATTGTTTTTGAGTCGCAAGTACGATAAAATGGTGAAAGCGTTTGAGTATGATAATCTTTTGAAATCAGACGCAAATATTGCAATAGCCGCGGTAGCTCAGTAGTAGAGCAGTACCCTGAAGAGGTACGTGTCGGGGGTGCGATTCCCTCCCGCGGCACAATAATATAAATAACCCCCGCAAAACGGGGTTATTTATATTGTGCAGCGGCGAGCAAGCGCAAACCAAAAGTTGCCCCCGTCAATTCATCTCTGCTACAATTTTCGTGAGGAGCGGATTCGCATTATTTTGAAACAGATTCGCATTACAGTTCGACAGTGCTCACTGTCATTATACCCTGAGCTTGTCGAAGGGTTCGCGATTACTCCATGTTACACGCCATCGTCGGTTGCATGTGGAGCGGAAAAACCGAAGAACTCTATCGGCGGCTTTTGCGGTTTGTGCTCGCGAAAAATAATGTTGTGATTTTTGAGCCAAAAGCGAACACGCGCAAAGTCCGGAGTATACACGCGTTCCAAAACAAAGCGAAAGCGAAAATGCCGGAGCCGATCGCGATTACGCATCCGAAAGAAATTTTGACCGCGCATAAACGGCTGGTGAATCGGGCGGATGTAATTGCAATTGATGAGGCGCAGTTTTTTCATGCCGAGAAGGATGTTGCCGACTTATTGCGCGTTGTGGAGGAGCTTGGAAAAACGAAAGTCGTGTTTGTCGCGGGGCTTGATACGGATTTTTTGCACCGGCCGTTCGGCGCCGTGCCGCATGTGTTGGCGGTGGCGGATCATGTCACAAAACTTTCCGCCGTATGTATGCAGTGCGGGGGAGACGCGACGTATACACAGCGTCTCGTGAGCGGGGTGCCGGCATCTGCGGATTCACCGCTGATTTTGGTGGGGGATATGTCGTCGTACGAACCGAGGTGCAGGAAGTGCTTCAAGATAGGGTAGAAGCGGATAGACACGGATGACAACGCGGATAAACGCGGAAGCGGGCAATGAAACAAAAAGAAAATAATTTTGCGTATATAGACGGAGCGAATTTACACAAGGGCATCGCTGGCCTTGGCTGGGTGCTTGATTATGGGCGATTTCGAGTTTGGTTGTCTGAAAAATACGGCGTGAAAACTGCCTATATTTTTATTGGACTGATACCAAAATATAAGGACTTATATACGTTCCTGCAGAAAGCCGGCTACACCCTTATATTCAAAGAAGTTATATACGACGACAACGGAAAGCCGAAAGGTAATTGCGATGCTGATTTGGTTTTACAGACCGTCCGAGATGTGTATGAATCGGAAATAGATAAAGCCGTTATTGTTTCGAGCGACGGTGACTATGCGGGGCTTGTTAAGTTTCTCCAAGAAAAGCAGAAGATGGCGGTTGTGCTTTCTCCGGCGAGTGAGAAGAAGTGCTCAATTTTACTTAAAAGAACCACGGTAAAGATATCATATCTGGGCGATCAGAAGAATATTTTGATGGCCAATAAAGAAAAAGCCCCCAACGGAGACAGAACTCCATAAGGGTCTTTTTCGTAGTGAATACGATAACTATATAGCAAGCCGCGGATAAAAGTCAATACTTGACAAACGCAGTGCGCTTGTGCTATACTGTATGCAGTTCCAGTCAGCCCTCACATCAATGCGGGAAGTATAGCGATTCAAATTTAACGGAAAGCAGTAGTACGCTCGCATTGATGTGAGGGTTGGCAAGTTTCAAATAATTCCAGCGATGGAGAAGTTTAGATGTTACACGTAATGTTCCGAACGCAGGGAGAGGAAGTTCGCGTGTGCCTCAGGTGTGATCTTTGGATTCCGCTTCCTCACGAAGGAGAAAGGGACCCGCTCGATATGAGTGATCTCAACCTGGGGCTCTGTTACGAGCAGCAGGAGGACATCCGGATGGTTCAGATGTTCTTTGACTTCGTGGACGGGAGAGGCATTTGCCCGACTCGCAAACCTCAGAATGCTGTTGGGTTGCACGTCTGGTACGTCACAGAAAAGGATGCTGTGGCGATCAGACGGTGGCTTCTCCGGCAGAGCGGTGTGCAGGTGGAGTAGTCCGGTCCGGGGAGCGAGTTCGCTCGCTCCCTGCTATCCTTCAGCCCACGATATTTTTCGAACATGGATTCGATCGTGGCCTGAATGATGGTTTGTACCTTGAATTGAAGGAGGTCGTCATGGGAGTTCTGAACTTCATGAAGGGGATGTTTGTCGGCGTCGGGCGCAAGAACCTCAAGTCTGGCACGCATGTCATCGTTCATTTGGACGGAGTGGACGTGCTCGGCGTTGTGGTGTCGGACAAGGACGGTAGCCGCCGCAAGCGCGTGCGGGTGAAGCTCGCCAGTGGCGGCGATCCTGTCGTCGTGCGCAGGCGCGACGTGACCGTGGACTAGGTTTCGGAAGGAGGTGAACGATGATGTACGTCATTCCGACCATCGTTCCGGAGCGTCATCCCCCCGACTTCATCGCTCTCGTGCGTTTCACGCGGCGAGGGCGTCTGGAGGTGGGAGTGTTCGTCGGGATGAGCGCTGATGGACTGGTGGACATCCTCCGGCCCGTCAGCAACAGCGAGACCGGAAAGATGGAACTGGGAACGCTCCGGCGGCTTGACCAAGTGGAGATTTTTCCGCTCTAGTGGCGGAAGGGAGAAAAGCAATGAGGCGAGGTTCACAATCGTGGACCTCGCCTCAAATCATTTTATTGAGTATATAATAGAGAGATGAACGAGAAAGTTTTATCAA
This DNA window, taken from bacterium, encodes the following:
- a CDS encoding thymidine kinase codes for the protein MLHAIVGCMWSGKTEELYRRLLRFVLAKNNVVIFEPKANTRKVRSIHAFQNKAKAKMPEPIAITHPKEILTAHKRLVNRADVIAIDEAQFFHAEKDVADLLRVVEELGKTKVVFVAGLDTDFLHRPFGAVPHVLAVADHVTKLSAVCMQCGGDATYTQRLVSGVPASADSPLILVGDMSSYEPRCRKCFKIG
- a CDS encoding NYN domain-containing protein codes for the protein MKQKENNFAYIDGANLHKGIAGLGWVLDYGRFRVWLSEKYGVKTAYIFIGLIPKYKDLYTFLQKAGYTLIFKEVIYDDNGKPKGNCDADLVLQTVRDVYESEIDKAVIVSSDGDYAGLVKFLQEKQKMAVVLSPASEKKCSILLKRTTVKISYLGDQKNILMANKEKAPNGDRTP
- a CDS encoding LAGLIDADG family homing endonuclease yields the protein MAKHGYVGNCDIRWSANLAYGIGLIASDGNVHKNGKGILFKSAEEELMLKFRDALGITNNIGRSARGGESEKKYYYTQFSSVAFWRFLNSIGITPAKSKTIKSVAVPNQFFPDFLRGLFDGDGTFYSSWDKRWPRSFVFQASFASASYPFVWWLKEMLADKYGMKGFIRKGAGVYNLRYVKGDSKKLFSAMYYKPGLLFLSRKYDKMVKAFEYDNLLKSDANIAIAAVAQ